In one window of Brenneria goodwinii DNA:
- a CDS encoding P1 family peptidase produces MASYQQEQIALLLRRWQTQRQLGTPRSASGPRNSISDVAGVRVGHATLAKGETQTGVTAIVPADRNLFAHPLPCGAAVLNGFAKPVGLVQIEELGLLQTPILLSNTLAVGTLFTALARDAIAHNPELGRTLPTVNPLALECNDGWLNDIQALAVTEQMAREALDCADETFARGSVGAGRGMSCFGLKGGIGTASRLIPELNATLGVLVLANFGALSALTLDGVQIGAAIEPLLPELAPQQDAGSIIIIMATDAPLDARQLGRIAKRAGAGLGRLGSYWGHGSGDIAVAFSTRPQPQPPADSQLEPLLSAAADATEHAVLDALLNADAVTGFRGHYRPALRQVLDRLVTTLSD; encoded by the coding sequence ATGGCATCCTATCAACAGGAACAGATAGCGCTGCTGCTGCGCCGCTGGCAGACACAGCGGCAACTGGGAACGCCCCGCTCCGCCAGCGGGCCGCGCAATAGCATCAGCGACGTGGCCGGCGTGCGCGTAGGACACGCGACGCTGGCGAAAGGCGAAACCCAGACTGGCGTCACCGCGATTGTGCCTGCCGACAGGAATCTGTTTGCGCATCCCCTGCCCTGCGGCGCCGCCGTCTTGAACGGCTTCGCCAAGCCCGTCGGACTGGTGCAGATTGAAGAACTCGGTCTATTGCAGACGCCGATTCTGCTCAGCAATACGCTGGCCGTGGGGACGCTGTTTACCGCGCTGGCGCGGGATGCGATTGCCCATAACCCCGAACTGGGGCGCACCCTTCCCACCGTCAACCCACTGGCGCTGGAGTGCAATGACGGCTGGCTGAACGATATTCAGGCGCTGGCCGTTACCGAACAAATGGCGCGCGAAGCGCTGGATTGCGCCGATGAAACCTTTGCGCGAGGCAGCGTCGGCGCGGGCCGCGGCATGAGCTGTTTCGGCCTGAAAGGCGGTATCGGCACCGCGTCGCGCCTGATACCGGAACTCAACGCCACGCTGGGCGTGCTGGTGCTGGCGAATTTCGGCGCGCTCTCCGCGCTGACGCTGGACGGCGTACAGATCGGCGCAGCCATCGAGCCGCTATTGCCCGAGCTGGCGCCGCAGCAGGACGCCGGTTCGATCATCATTATTATGGCGACCGACGCGCCGCTGGATGCCCGCCAGCTCGGGCGCATCGCCAAACGCGCCGGCGCGGGGCTAGGCCGCCTGGGCAGCTACTGGGGCCACGGCTCCGGCGATATCGCCGTGGCGTTCTCGACCCGTCCGCAGCCACAACCGCCGGCGGACAGCCAGCTTGAGCCGTTGCTGAGCGCCGCCGCCGACGCCACCGAACACGCGGTGCTTGACGCCCTATTGAATGCGGACGCCGTGACTGGCTTTCGCGGGCATTATCGCCCGGCATTACGTCAGGTACTGGATCGTCTGGTAACAACGTTATCTGATTAA